The genome window CCTCACCATTGCCGAGTTGGCGCGCAATCTTGACCTGCCCGAATCCACCACCCGGTATTACTGCAACCGGTTCGCCGAGCATCTGCCTTCCGTCGGCGAAGGGCGGCGGCGGCGCTTCAAACCCGAAGCCCTGGACGTTTTGCGGACCATCGCGGAAACCATGCGCCGCGACAAAAACGCCTACGCGGTGGATCTTGTTTTGCGCAACGACAGCAGCCCGCCCGCCGTTCCCGTCACCATCCCTGCCGGAGTGATGACCCAGGATCAGGGATTTGCCGCGTCCGCCGCGCTCGCGGGGCAGATGCTCTCCCTCATGGAAAACCAGACCAAGGCCCTGCAGGATATCGCCAGCGCCATGACCGTGTTCGCCGAGCGCCTCACCATTGCGCCCGGAAGGCCGGAAGCAGCGCCTCTCCCGCCGGGTTCCGGGGGTGAGACGCCGCCTTCTCAGGATGAGGCCGCCCTGCGCAGGGAGATCGCCGCCTTGCGCGAGCAGATCCGCTCCTCCGAGGACGTGCACCAGAACGACCTTGAACAACTCCGCAAATGGCTGACGCGGTTGGGCGAGGCTGTCACGGGTAAATGACGTGCCCACAAATACGCGTTTCGCGGACAAATACTTCGTCTTACGCAAATCGCTGCGCCGGGCAAAGCCCGCCTTGCTCCGCTACGCGGGCACGGCCTCGGGCGACTATCGTCGCCTTTTTGCTTCGGTCGGCCTCCCTCCGCAAAAACGGCTTTTCCTCGTCTTTGCCTCGCGCTCCACGCATTTGTGGGCACGTCTTCACTCTATTTTCACACCATCTTGGAACAAAAATAGCGCAGAATCCGCAGATCGTCCGTCAATTCCGGGTGAAAGGCCGTCACCAGCACCGTGCGGTTCTCCGCCGCGACGATCTTCCCCTTGCATGTCGCGAGGACCGTCACGCCCTTGCCCGCGCGCTCGATATACGGCGCGCGGATAAAGACCGCCGGAACGTCCCGCCCGATGCCCTTGATGTCCAGCGGCGCCTCGAAGCTGTCCACCTGCCTGCCGAATCCGTTCCGCGACACGGCGATATCCATGATCCCCAACGGCTCGAGCGTTGCCGCGCCCTCGCCGTCCGCCCCGGTTTCGCCCGGCATGGCCCCGCCGGTGCCGGAAACCTCCGTGCCGCACAGCACAAGCCCGGCGCAGGTGCCCATGACGCACCGCTCTCCCGCGAACCGGCGGATGGGGCCGAAAAGGCCGTTTTGGCGGATAAGGCGGCTGATGGCCGTTGACTCGCCGCCGGGTATGATAAGCCCGTCACAGCCTTCCAGGTCGAGCGGCCGCCTTACGGGCGCGCCGGCAACCCCGGCGCGCTCCAGCATGGACAAATGCTCGGACACCGCGCCTTGCAGCGCGAGAACGCCAATCCGCCGCATCTACCACCCCCGTTCCTGCATCCGGTCTTCGGGTGCCAGGGTCTGGATGGCAATACCGGGCATGGCGCTGCCGAGCCCTTTGGACAATTTGGCCAGCAGCGCGAAGTCGTCGTAATTGGTCACCGCCTGCACGATGGCCGTCGCGAACTTGGCCGGGTTTTCGGACTTGAAGATACCGGAACCCACAAACACGCCGTCCGCGCCGAGGAGCATCATCAGGGCGGCGTCCGCCGGGGTGGCCACGCCCCCGGCGGCAAAGTTCACCACCGGCAGCTTGCCGAGTTTTTTCACTTCGCAGACCAGTTCATAGGGCGCGCCGATATTTTTGGCGTAGGCCATCAGTTCGTCGTCGCGCAGGGCCGCCACCTGGCGGATCTGCCCGTTGACCTTGCGCATGTGGCGCACGGCTTCCACGATATTGCCGGTGCCGGGCTCGCCCTTGGTCCGCAGCATGGACGCGCCTTCGCCGATGCGGCGCAGGCCTTCGCCCAGGTCGCGGCAGCCGCAGACAAAGGGAACCGTGAACGTGCTTTTGGGGAGGT of uncultured delta proteobacterium contains these proteins:
- the pdxS gene encoding Pyridoxal biosynthesis lyase PdxS gives rise to the protein MAAKTGTERVKRGMAQMQKGGVIMDVVNAEQAKIAEDAGAVAVMALERVPSDIRAAGGVARMADPTIVEKVVKAVTIPVMAKARIGHIAEARILEAMGVDYIDESEVLTPADEEFHLPKSTFTVPFVCGCRDLGEGLRRIGEGASMLRTKGEPGTGNIVEAVRHMRKVNGQIRQVAALRDDELMAYAKNIGAPYELVCEVKKLGKLPVVNFAAGGVATPADAALMMLLGADGVFVGSGIFKSENPAKFATAIVQAVTNYDDFALLAKLSKGLGSAMPGIAIQTLAPEDRMQERGW
- the pdxT gene encoding Glutamine amidotransferase subunit PdxT, encoding MRRIGVLALQGAVSEHLSMLERAGVAGAPVRRPLDLEGCDGLIIPGGESTAISRLIRQNGLFGPIRRFAGERCVMGTCAGLVLCGTEVSGTGGAMPGETGADGEGAATLEPLGIMDIAVSRNGFGRQVDSFEAPLDIKGIGRDVPAVFIRAPYIERAGKGVTVLATCKGKIVAAENRTVLVTAFHPELTDDLRILRYFCSKMV
- a CDS encoding conserved hypothetical protein (Evidence 4 : Homologs of previously reported genes of unknown function) produces the protein MTQHTEPELLTIAELARNLDLPESTTRYYCNRFAEHLPSVGEGRRRRFKPEALDVLRTIAETMRRDKNAYAVDLVLRNDSSPPAVPVTIPAGVMTQDQGFAASAALAGQMLSLMENQTKALQDIASAMTVFAERLTIAPGRPEAAPLPPGSGGETPPSQDEAALRREIAALREQIRSSEDVHQNDLEQLRKWLTRLGEAVTGK